GGCGATCGTCTTCCAGTCGACCTGTGGTGCTGAATGTTGGTGTCGGCAACGGATTGTTCGAGCAACTCGCCGTAGCACTGAACTGGGACGTTCATTCGCTCGACCCCGATGCGGCTGCCATTGAACGACTTCAAAACGCTGGAATCGTCGGACACACCGGTTATATCGAGCGGATGGAGCTAGCGAGCCACACATTCGACGCTGTCGTTGCCTCCGAAGTCCTTGAACACCTGAATAACGAACAGCGAACCGCAGGCCTGTCGGAAATTGCGCGCGTGCTGAAACCGGGGGGCTGGTTTCATGGTACGGTCCCTTACAACGAAGATCTCAAATCCGGAGCTGTTGTTTGCCCTTGTTGTGGAGCATTGTTTCATCGCTGGGGGCACCAGAAGTCGTTCGATCTCGAATCATTGCGAGCTGAACTAGCGGCCAACTTTACTGTCCGCGAATTACGGCGAACCGCTTTCGTTTCGTTTAGCGATCGCGGTGTTGGAGGCAAGCTAAAATCCGCAGCGCGGTTGCTTCTCGCCCGCTGGGGACAAATGATTGCGTCCCCTTCGCTCTATTGGGCTGCTACGACTACTAAGTAAGCGACTCTGCGGAGAATGCGATTCGCAGGCGAGTTGCCCTATAGCGGCTGGCAACGCATACTAACTGGTGACAGACGTCTCGCGAACTTCGAGCTTCCCCAGCCTGTTCCGCCCCTCCTGTTGCACTTCATTCATGACCGAATCTCCCGGCGAAGTTTCTGCCGAACCCGATCTGGTCGGGCGTCGCCTGGGCGATTACCAATTGCTTCGCCGCTTGGGGCGAGGAGGAATGGCCGAGGTCTATCTTGCCCAGCAGATCTCGCTAGAGCGGCAAGTTGCATTCAAAGTGCTCCGGCAAAACCTGGCCGCGAACGAAACCTATGTCCGCCGTTTTCATCACGAAGCGCAGGCGGCTGCCAAACTGGTGCACGCAAACATCGTACAGATTCACGAAGTGGGCTGTGTCGACGGTGTACATTACATCGTTCAGGAGTACGTACCGGGGCGAAATCTCAAGCAGTTGCTGACTCATCGTGGCCGCCCCTTCGATGCGCCCCAAGTGGCACTGATACTT
Above is a window of Anatilimnocola aggregata DNA encoding:
- a CDS encoding class I SAM-dependent methyltransferase; protein product: MTDAVPPPGFSQDRIWSHFQNADPDAFAAAKPRLEHIIRCIARRSSSSRPVVLNVGVGNGLFEQLAVALNWDVHSLDPDAAAIERLQNAGIVGHTGYIERMELASHTFDAVVASEVLEHLNNEQRTAGLSEIARVLKPGGWFHGTVPYNEDLKSGAVVCPCCGALFHRWGHQKSFDLESLRAELAANFTVRELRRTAFVSFSDRGVGGKLKSAARLLLARWGQMIASPSLYWAATTTK